The following are from one region of the Ischnura elegans chromosome X, ioIscEleg1.1, whole genome shotgun sequence genome:
- the LOC124171469 gene encoding neurogenic differentiation factor 2-like has translation MPGIRNGTVIDMVELTRRIADVLWRIIGIIGTLDLPAEQPGGTPPTPPQAPGASANAAIVASGAPGALGAALPVVNLGARVQEPASPAAPAAPAAPAQDNDEDDALPGPSEAEDVVRARGVSVPRWAQRRRLALRTARLQRRASNSSEDDTDMGPPQLGGHPRMSRGAQTARRPARFGRRRMTQDPMTLGEDGPPPSKRSDCDK, from the coding sequence ATGCCGGGAATTCGAAACGGCACCGTCATCGATATGGTAGAGCTAACGCGGAGGATAGCCGACGTTCTGTGGAGAATCATTGGAATCATCGGTACGCTAGATCTGCCTGCGGAGCAGCCTGGGGGGACGCCTCCCACGCCCCCCCAAGCCCCTGGGGCCTCGGCCAACGCCGCCATCGTTGCCTCTGGGGCCCCAGGCGCCCTCGGGGCCGCGCTCCCAGTCGTCAACTTGGGTGCCCGAGTCCAAGAGCCGGCGTCCCCCGCCGCACCCGCCGCACCCGCCGCCCCTGCCCAAGACAACGACGAAGACGACGCCCTGCCTGGGCCGTCTGAGGCGGAGGATGTGGTTCGGGCTCGTGGCGTATCGGTGCCTCGCTGGGCACAGAGGCGGCGCCTTGCGCTGAGGACGGCCCGCCTCCAGCGACGGGCTTCCAATTCATCGGAGGACGACACGGACATGGGCCCGCCGCAACTCGGAGGCCATCCGAGGATGAGCAGGGGAGCGCAGACTGCGCGCCGACCCGCCAGATTCGGCCGGCGCAGGATGACGCAAGATCCGATGACCTTGGGCGAAGATGGTCCACCACCCAGCAAGAGATCGGACTGCGACAAATAG